The DNA region TTTATGCTAATGTTGCTAAATGCTCTTTTTGGGTTGATGAAATtgttttcttgggttttgttgTTAGTTCAAGGGGCGTTGAGGCtgatgaatccaaaatagaCGCTGTTAAGAATTGGCCAACTCCTAAATCCATTGGTGATATTAGAAGTTTTCATAGATTGGCTAGTTTTTATAGGCGGTTTGTTAAGGGGTTTAGTACCATAGCCGCTCCTTTGACCGAGGTAATCCGAAAGGATAGACCTTTTTCTTGGGGTGTGGAGCAAGCAAAGGCTTTTAAAACTCAAAAACAAATGCTTAGCTCCGCACCGTTGTTGCAATTACCCGATTTTgacaaaatctttgaaattgaatgtgatgcTAGCAAAGTAGGTATTGGTGTCGTTTTGATGCAAGACCAAAAACCCATTGCCTATTTTAGTGAAAAGCTTAAGGGTGCGATGTTGAACTACTccacctatgatcttgaattgtatgctttgattagagctttgggtaattggcaacactacttgtggcctaaagagtttgtgattaggaccgaccatgagtccttaaaacaactcaaggcccaaggaaagttgaacaaaaggcATGCTAAATGAGTTTAATTCCTTGAAACcttcccttatgtaatccaatacaaaaagggaaaggagaaTGTAGTGGCGGATGCCCTATCAAGGAAACATATTTTGATTAACACCTTGTCTTCcaagttgatgggttttgaaagCTTGAAGACATTATATCCCGAGGACCCCGTCTTTGCCAAAATATTTCTAGATTgcgaagagagagaaagggagagGTGGATTAGGGATAGGTCTTCTACTCCCTATTCTAGGTTTGAtggtttcttcttcaaaaacAAGCGTTTTTGTGTGCCCATGAGCTCTTGGAGGGAATTATTTGTGAGGGAGGCACACAATGGGGGATTGATGGGATATTTTGGGATTGATAAGACTTTTAGGATTCTTGAGTAGCAATTTTATTGGCCTCATATGCGGAGGGATGTAGCTAAGATTTATGGCCAATGCATTGAGTGTCGTGGTGCCAAGTCTAGACTCCTTCCCCATGGTTTGTATACCCCTCTTCCCACCCCTCAACAACCTTGGGTTGATATTTTgatggattttgtgttgggtTTGCCTAGAATCAAAAGGGGTAAAGATAGCATCTTTGTTGTGGTTGATCGATTTTCTAAAATGGTTTATTTCATTGCCTGTCATAAAGTTTACGATGCACCTCATGTTGCATATTTGTTTGTTGAACATGTGGTAAAGTTGCATGGTATTCCCAAAACCATTGTGAGCGATAGGGATCCCAAATTCCttagccatttttggaaagaattgtgggGACGACTTGGTACTAAATTGTTGTTTTCTACCTCTTGTCACCCACAAATCGATGGACAAACCGAAGTTGTCAATAGGACCTTGGGTTCTATGATTAGGGCCATGGTTAAAGGGAAACTAGCATCTTGGGAAGATCAATTGCCTttggttgaatttgcttacaatagagTCATTCATAGCACTATTGGCAAGTCACTTTTCGAAGTGgtttatggttttaaccccctAACCCCTTTAGATCTAACCCCTTTGTCTCAAGATGTTGTGTTGAGTTTAAATGGCAACAAAGGAGCCGAGGCCATAAAGAAGTTGCATAAGAAGGTGAGGCTTCACCTTGAGAAAAAGAATCAagaaacggccaagagagaaaacaagGGCCGCAAACGAGTTGTGCTTGAACCGGGTGATTGGGTTTGGGTACATTTTCGGAAAGAGAGGTTTCCCAACAAGATAAAGACCAAGTTGATGCCTAGAGGAGATGGTCCATTTGAAGTACTAGAACGGCTCAATGATAATGCATACAAAATTAatcttccacccgaataccaAGTTCATAATACCTTCAATGTGTGTGATCTCTCTCCTATGGTGGTGCAAGATGATGATCcttaaatttgaggacaaattctcttTAAGAAGGAGAATGATACAATTCGAGTGGCATCAGGCCTTTTACGGAGCCAAGTGAGGGAACCCCTATGCAAGCATTGTTCATGAGGAGAGACGTCGTTGAATACATTCTAGAACCTTCCCGGAGATTTCAAGTGTTcatgatagcatgggaggatGGTTTGGATAAGAGGGTTGAAGATGGTCATGCTTGCAATGTGGCTATTACTTGAAGAGTTGCAATTTCAAGTTCTTTCCCAAAAAAAGacacccaaacaaggcccttacttcattaagggtaaaagtgtaataatgtagttgtcttcttttgagctttagtataaatagtagtttcTTTTATTTGGAACACtttgactattttgaatattgatatttggtattgtaaaactcttgagCGTTGAGAGCTTGTGAAGCTTTGGATTGTGTAATTGttgagagtgttacacctcggaaatttccccttagtatataagcgagtaggctcgcgaaggacatgacgtatacaaGGTTGGATAAGTAGGAAGTacaaattgatagtcctaattaagattccaaagtatcgAGTTGAAGCAAGGAAGAGTTAAGGGagatcgagttataagttagtgtattggacgcaaactaggagtattgagttaatgatgccttaagaatgttgtggagaagagttatgacgcccccc from Lycium ferocissimum isolate CSIRO_LF1 unplaced genomic scaffold, AGI_CSIRO_Lferr_CH_V1 ctg7820, whole genome shotgun sequence includes:
- the LOC132045756 gene encoding uncharacterized mitochondrial protein AtMg00860-like translates to MDEHVIHLKCVFEVLRQEQLYANVAKCSFWVDEIVFLGFVVSSRGVEADESKIDAVKNWPTPKSIGDIRSFHRLASFYRRFVKGFSTIAAPLTEVIRKDRPFSWGVEQAKAFKTQKQMLSSAPLLQLPDFDKIFEIECDASKVGIGVVLMQDQKPIAYFSEKLKGAMLNYSTYDLELFDGFFFKNKRFCVPMSSWRELFVREAHNGGLMGYFGIDKTFRILE